In Aricia agestis chromosome 5, ilAriAges1.1, whole genome shotgun sequence, the genomic stretch cggacaaactgtacttttactttgtacctatttcattttgaccgcgcgcgcgcttATTAGttggcgctagggtaatgtttgcacacgggcgccacatgggctagagacgccccggactacgtaggtcccccatatctgcctaggaatcaacatctctgatagtactGTACGCCAAATTAGGCCAGTACTCACAAGCGGCTGCGGTGCGGGTCGAGGCGGTAGTGCGGTCGGCGCATGACGAGCAGGCGCGGCAGCACGTGGATGAACACGCGGCGGACCCACGGCGCCATCGTGTGCGTCTGCGGCGACCGGAAGTGCACGTTCAGCACCACCACCGTCACGCAGATACTGGAAGTACAGGATTGTTGAGGACTctattatcattatattataatgattatccAGTGAGGGTCGTTTGTGTTTCAGCAAATTGAAATAGTAAGTTTTTCTGTAACAGCAACttaaaatatgatattgttGCATAAATACTAAAGAACCGTCTATTTACACTCCTATACTAAGAATATAGGAGTGAAAGTCTCCAGACGGAACAAAATACTTTAATGCATGGCATTTTAACAAACTATTAGCACTAACAATTAATTAACATACACTAacgcataaaataataattgtagatgGAGCTCTTACCTAAATGTATCAAGAATCATCGTGAAGAGTACGAATTTCCCGAGCAGCGGTACAACGAGCGACGTCGGTGGAATGATCTCCGCTAGCAGTAGGAAGAACACAGTGAGAGAGAGCAGGATGGAGATAGACAGAGATACCTTCTCCCCACTGTCGGAAGGGAGATAGAACACCAGCACGGTTAGGAACGAGATACCCATGCAGGGGATGATGAGGTTGACTGTGTAGAAGAGAGTTTTGCGCCGCATCGTTATGTTGAACGTGATGTCCAGATATGGTTCGTCGCAGCACGTGTAAAACTTCTCATTTCTGAAAACAAAAATTGACTATTTATCTCTAAATACAATTAacgttcatatattttttcaagattgattttatttttaaagcagaAATAGGATCAATATTGTTTCCAATTATAATACTGTATTTCTTATATCCagtcagtggcggatttacaaatttgccgcctgtaggctattcaatttttgccgcccctaaaACTGACGCCGCcataggctccagcctacttattctattggtaaatccgccactgtatCCAGTGGCTCTCCACGTATTTTCACTACTGCATCTCCTGTGCATCTACAATCTACAATGGTTAGATTGGTAGCCGTTAAAACACTCATTCTTGGCACTTCAAGATTTCCTTCTGCAAAAAATCCCATTATTGGCATTCTTAGTATTTCTAAACAAAATCTACGAGGATGACTGCCGATGGGGTACTTTTTCCACCTGAAAGCTCAGACGTACCAAACAGCCGGCAGAT encodes the following:
- the LOC121727055 gene encoding acetylcholine receptor subunit alpha-like, which codes for MGFFAEGNLEVPRMSVLTATNLTISIFVFRNEKFYTCCDEPYLDITFNITMRRKTLFYTVNLIIPCMGISFLTVLVFYLPSDSGEKVSLSISILLSLTVFFLLLAEIIPPTSLVVPLLGKFVLFTMILDTFSICVTVVVLNVHFRSPQTHTMAPWVRRVFIHVLPRLLVMRRPHYRLDPHRSRFAGIVSSEGWSPVVMPMGGMGGMGGMGGMGSTSMGHMGMGVEDNSVPESPAPGACRLHDAPALCDALRRWHRCPEIHKAIDGINYIADQTRKEEDSTRVKEDWKYVAMVLDRLFLWIFTLAVLVGSAGIILQAPTLYDERAPIDVRLSEIAYATAKPRPPPPR